A genomic region of Trifolium pratense cultivar HEN17-A07 linkage group LG3, ARS_RC_1.1, whole genome shotgun sequence contains the following coding sequences:
- the LOC123912944 gene encoding cytochrome P450 71D11-like — MTQYTSFLSMFSMALLVLYLSFLISFVLLALVVQKVGKKLKKTDSTYNLPKGPRKLPIIGNLHNLIGSPLHQKLRDLARKYGPLMHLQLGEISTIVISSPYYAREVMKTHDINFAIRPKVLASDLIAYNSKGIVSAPYGNYWRQLRKICTLELLSLKRVNSYRPIREEELSNLVKWIASQNGSPINLTQAVISSVYTIVSKSAFGKKCKDQEKFISALKELFKIGGGFDLADLFPSITWLHYFTGLRPKLERVHLQIDQIMETIINEHKEAKSKAKFNQGDEPDEDLVDVLIKYEDGNNKEFILSTDNIKAIILDIFGAGGETSANTIDWAMVEMIRNPSIMKIAQAEVREIFKMKGRVDESCINELNYLKLVVKETLRLHPPVPLLLPRECGQACDINGYHIPVKTKVIVNALAIATDPNYWTEPEKFYPERFIDSTVDYKGNNFEYIPFGAGRRMCPGSIFGLRSVELTLATLLYHFDWKLPNGMKSEDLDMTEEFGVTMRRKNDLLLFPFPVM, encoded by the exons ATGACACAGTATACATCCTTCTTATCTATGTTTTCCATGGCTTTACTAGTCCTCTACTTGTCATTTCTTATCTCCTTTGTTCTCTTGGCCCTTGTTGTACAAAAAGTAGGAAAGAAGCTCAAGAAAACAGACTCAACATATAACCTCCCTAAAGGGCCTAGAAAGCTACCAATTATAGGAAATTTGCACAATCTGATTGGCTCTCCATTACATCAAAAACTAAGAGACTTAGCCAGAAAATATGGACCCTTAATGCATCTTCAACTTGGAGAGATTTCAACTATTGTCATTTCATCACCTTACTATGCTAGGGAGGTGATGAAAACTCATGATATTAACTTTGCAATAAGGCCTAAAGTCCTAGCTTCAGATTTAATTGCTTATAACTCCAAAGGTATAGTTTCTGCTCCTTATGGTAATTATTGGAGACAGTTAAGAAAAATTTGCACATTAGAGCTTTTGAGTCTAAAACGCGTCAACTCATACCGGCCAATTAGAGAAGAAGAACTCTCTAATCTTGTCAAATGGATTGCATCACAGAACGGTTCACCGATCAACCTTACTCAAGCTGTAATCTCTTCAGTATACACCATTGTTTCAAAATCTGCCTTCGGCAAGAAGTGCAAAGACCAAGAAAAGTTCATATCAGCATTGAAAgaattatttaaaattggagGAGGTTTTGACTTAGCAGATTTGTTTCCTTCTATTACATGGCTGCATTATTTCACTGGTTTAAGGCCTAAACTTGAGAGGGTGCATCTACAGATTGATCAAATAATGGAAACCATTATCAATGAGCATAAAGAGGCCAAGtcaaaagcaaaatttaacCAAGGTGATGAACCAGATGAAGATTTGGTAGATGTTCTGATAAAATATGAAGACGGCAACAACAAGGAATTTATCTTATCTACAGACAATATCAAGGCCATAATCCTg GACATTTTTGGTGCTGGAGGTGAAACATCGGCAAACACCATAGATTGGGCAATGGTAGAAATGATAAGGAATCCAAGTATAATGAAGATAGCACAAGCTGAGGTGAGAGAGATTTTCAAAATGAAAGGAAGAGTTGATGAAAGTTGCATCAATGAACTCAATTATTTGAAATTAGTAGTCAAAGAAACCTTAAGGCTACACCCTCCAGTACCTCTTTTGTTACCAAGAGAATGTGGGCAAGCATGCGATATAAATGGTTATCACATACCGGTTAAGACTAAGGTAATAGTCAATGCTTTGGCGATTGCAACAGATCCAAACTACTGGACTGAACCAGAGAAGTTTTATCCGGAGAGATTCATTGATAGCACTGTTGACTATAAAGGAAATAATTTCGAGTACATTCCTTTTGGTGCTGGAAGAAGAATGTGTCCCGGTAGCATATTTGGTTTGAGAAGTGTTGAGTTGACTCTTGCAACGTTGTTGTATCATTTTGATTGGAAGCTTCCGAATGGAATGAAAAGTGAAGATTTGGACATGACTGAGGAATTTGGAGTCacaatgagaagaaaaaatgatCTTTTATTGTTCCCTTTTCCTGTCATGTGA
- the LOC123912947 gene encoding cytochrome P450 71D9-like — protein MALLVLYFAYLFSFVLLTLMVQKIRKKKSYSNFNLPPGPRKLPIIGNIHNLLSSQPNRKLRDLAKKYGPVMHLQLGEVSTIIISSPECAREVMKTHDIHFATRPQILATEIMTYNNTNIAFSPYGNYWRQLRKICTSELLSLKRVNSYQPIREEVLSNLVKWIASQNGSPINLTEAVISSIYTIVSRAAFGNKCNEQEKFIAVVKQSIKVSAGFNLGDLFPSSKWVQHVTGLRPKLESFHRQTDQIFENIIKAHKVEKYTKGKDDQGEVQEDLVDVLLKYEDGSNQDFSLTKDNIKAIIMDMFGAGSETSTSTIDWAMVEMVRNPRIMKKAQAEVREVFKMKGRVDENCINEINYLKSVVKETLRLHPPAPLLLPRECGQACDINGYHIPIKTKVIINAWAIARDPNYWTEPEKFYPERFIDSTIDYKGSNFEYIPFGAGRRLCPGITFGLRNIELGLATLLYHFDWKLPSGIRSEELDMTDEFGVTMRRKDDLLLLPFSYHPLSVM, from the exons ATGGCTCTCTTAGTCCTCTACTTTGCATATCTTTTCTCCTTTGTCTTATTAACCCTTATGGTACAAAagataagaaagaagaaaagttACTCAAATTTTAACTTACCACCAGGGCCTAGAAAGCTACCTATTATAGGAAATATACACAATCTGTTAAGCTCTCAACCCAATCGAAAATTAAGAGATTTGGCAAAAAAATATGGACCTGTGATGCATCTTCAACTTGGAGAGGTTTCTACTATTATCATTTCATCACCCGAGTGTGCTAGGGAGGTTATGAAAACTCATGATATACACTTTGCAACAAGGCCTCAAATCCTAGCTACAGAAATAATGACTTACAATAACACAAATATAGCTTTCTCTCCTTATGGTAATTACTGGAGACAGTTACGAAAAATATGCACATCGGAGCTTTTAAGCTTAAAAAGAGTAAACTCGTACCAACCAATTAGAGAAGAAGTGCTCTCCAATCTTGTCAAATGGATTGCTTCACAGAATGGATCGCCAATAAACCTCACTGAAGCTGTAATTTCTTCAATATACACAATTGTTTCAAGGGCAGCCTTTGGCAATAAATGTAACGAGCAAGAAAAATTTATAGCAGTTGTAAAACAATCAATAAAGGTTTCAGCAGGTTTTAACTTGGGAGATTTGTTTCCTTCTTCTAAATGGGTACAACATGTTACTGGTTTGAGGCCTAAGCTTGAGAGTTTTCATCGACAAACTGATCAGATATTTGAAAACATCATCAAGGCGCATAAAGTTGAAAAATACACAAAAGGCAAAGATGATCAAGGTGAAGTACAAGAAGATCTGGTAGATGTTCTCTTAAAATATGAGGATGGTAGCAACCAGGATTTTTCCTTAACAAAAGACAATATCAAAGCCATAATCATG GACATGTTTGGTGCTGGAAGTGAGACATCTACAAGCACAATAGATTGGGCAATGGTAGAAATGGTAAGGAATCCAAGAATAATGAAGAAAGCACAAGCTGAGGTGAGAGAGGTTTTCAAAATGAAAGGAAGGGTTGATGAAAATTGCATCaatgaaattaattatttgaaatcAGTAGTAAAAGAAACTTTAAGGCTACACCCTCCAGCACCTCTTTTGTTACCAAGAGAATGCGGTCAAGCATGTGATATAAACGGTTATCACATTCCGATTAAGACTAAGGTGATAATTAATGCTTGGGCAATTGCAAGAGATCCAAACTACTGGACTGAACCAgagaagttttatccagagagATTCATTGACAGCACTATTGACTATAAAGGAAGTAATTTTGAGTACATTCCTTTTGGTGCTGGAAGAAGACTATGCCCAGGGATCACATTTGGTTTGAGAAATATTGAGCTCGGCCTTGCAACGTTGTTGTATCATTTTGACTGGAAGCTTCCTAGTGGAATCAGAAGTGAAGAATTGGACATGACTGACGAATTTGGAGTCACAATGAGAAGAAAAGATGATCTTTTGTTGCTACCATTTTCTTATCATCCTTTGTCTGTTATGTGA
- the LOC123912942 gene encoding cytochrome P450 71D9-like: MLLILCFFAMELIVFYFAYFFSFVLLTLVVQRTRKKKTCSNYNIPRGPRKLPIIGNIHNLLSSQPHRKLRDLAKIYGHVMHLQLGEVSTIIISSAKCAREVMKTHDIHFATRPQILATEIMSYNSTNIAFAPYGNYWRQLRKICTLELLSLKRVNSYQTIREEVFSNLIKWIASQNGTPINLTEAVLSTIYTIVSRAAIGNKCKDQEKLIAVVKQSLKVAAGFDLGDLYPSAKWLQRVTGLRPKLERFQRQTDEILENIINEHKEAKYTKAKADQGGVEDLLDVLLNYEDGSDQDFSLTKNNMKAVILDIFGAGGETSASTIDWAMVEMIRDPRTMKKAQVEVRELFKMKGRVDENYLNELSYLKSVVKETLRLHPPLPLLLPRECGQTCEVNGYHIPIKTKVIINAWAIARDPTYWTEPERFYPERFIDNTFDYKGSHFEYTPFGAGRRICPGSTFGLRNIDLVLAMLLYHFDWKLPSGIRSEELDMTEEFGVAVRRKDNLLLLPSVYHPLNVTQEENETFGSVLVCSGKNM, from the exons ATGTTGCTCATACTATGCTTCTTTGCCATGGAACTAATAGTCTTCTACTTTGCAtattttttctcctttgtcCTCTTAACCCTTGTGGTACAAAGGACAAGAAAGAAGAAAACTTGCTCGAATTATAACATACCACGAGGGCCTAGAAAGCTACCTATTATAGGAAATATACACAATCTGTTAAGCTCTCAACCCCATCGAAAATTAAGAGACTTGGCCAAAATATATGGACACGTAATGCATCTCCAACTTGGAGAGGTTTCTACCATTATTATTTCCTCAGCCAAGTGTGCTAGGGAGGTAATGAAAACCCATGATATTCACTTTGCAACAAGGCCTCAAATCCTAGCTACAGAAATAATGTCTTACAATTCCACAAATATCGCTTTTGCTCCTTATGGTAATTATTGGAGACAGTTACGAAAAATCTGCACATTGGAGCTTTTGAGCCTAAAAAGGGTAAACTCATACCAAACAATTAGAGAAGAGGTGTTCTCCAATCTTATCAAATGGATTGCTTCACAGAATGGAACACCAATCAACCTCACTGAAGCTGTACTTTCTACAATATACACAATTGTTTCGAGGGCCGCTATTGGGAATAAATGCAAAGACCAAGAAAAACTTATAGCAGTGGTAAAACAATCATTAAAGGTTGCAGCGGGTTTTGACTTGGGAGATTTGTATCCTTCTGCTAAATGGCTACAACGTGTTACTGGCTTGAGGCCTAAGCTTGAGAGGTTTCAACGACAAACTGATGAGATATTAGAGAACATCATCAATGAGCATAAAGAGGCAAAGTACACAAAAGCCAAAGCTGATCAAGGTGGAGTAGAAGATCTGCTAGATGTTCTCTTAAATTATGAGGATGGTAGTGACCAAGATTTTTCCTTAACAAAAAACAATATGAAGGCCGTAATCCTG GACATTTTTGGTGCAGGAGGTGAGACATCAGCAAGCACAATAGATTGGGCAATGGTAGAAATGATAAGGGATCCAAGAACAATGAAAAAAGCACAAGTTGAGGTGAGAGAGCTTTTCAAAATGAAAGGAAGGGTTGATGAAAATTACCTCAACGAGCTCAGTTATTTGAAATCAGTTGTCAAAGAAACTCTGAGGTTACACCCTCCACTACCTCTTTTGCTACCAAGAGAATGTGGCCAAACATGTGAGGTAAATGGTTATCACATACCGATTAAGACTAAGGTGATAATTAATGCTTGGGCAATTGCAAGAGATCCAACCTACTGGACTGAACCAGAAAGGTTTTATCCAGAGAGATTCATTGACAACACTTTTGACTATAAAGGGAGTCATTTTGAGTACACTCCTTTTGGTGCTGGAAGAAGAATATGCCCGGGGAGCACATTTGGTTTGAGAAATATTGATCTGGTTCTTGCGATGTTATTGTATCATTTTGACTGGAAGCTTCCAAGTGGAATCAGAAGTGAAGAATTGGACATGACTGAGGAATTTGGAGTCGCAGTGAGAAGAAAAGATAATCTTTTATTGCTTCCTTCTGTTTATCATCCTTTGAATGTTAcacaagaagaaaatgaaacctTTGGCAGTGTACTAGTATGTTCCGGTAAAAATATGTAG
- the LOC123912946 gene encoding cytochrome P450 71D9-like yields the protein MALLVFYLPLLFSFVLLALVVQKLRKKIKKTDSTFNLPKGPRKLPIIGNIHNLLSSQPHRKLRDLAKKYGHVMHLQLGEISTIVISSPECAREVMKTHDIHFATRPQILATEIMSYNTTNIAFAPYGNYWRQLRKICTLELLSQKRVNSYQPIREEVLSDLVKWIASENGMPINLTEAVLSTIYTIVSRAAIGNKCKDQEKFISVVKQSLKVAAGFDLGDLYPSAKWLQRVTGLRPKLESFHRQIDQILENIINEHKETKDTKAKADQGGVEEDLLDVLLKYEDGSNHDFSLTKNNIKAILLDIFGAGGETSASTIDWAMVEMIRDPRTMNKAQAEVRELFKMKGRVDENYLNELSYLKSVVKETLRLHPPLPLLLPRECGQTCEINGYHIPIKTKVIVNAWAIARDPTYWTEPERFYPERFIDNPFDYKGSNFEYTPFGAGRRICPGSTFGLRNIDLVLAMLLYHFDWKLPSGIRSEELDMTEEFGVAVRRKDNLLLLPSVYHPLHVT from the exons aTGGCTTTACTAGTTTTCTACTTGCCATTACTTTTCTCCTTTGTTCTCTTAGCCCTTGTTgtacaaaaattaagaaagaagATCAAGAAAACTGACTCAACTTTTAACCTCCCTAAAGGGCCTAGAAAGCTACCTATTATAGGAAATATACACAATCTGTTAAGCTCTCAACCCCATCGAAAATTAAGAGACTTGGCCAAAAAATATGGACATGTAATGCATCTTCAACTTGGAGAGATTTCTACTATTGTCATATCATCACCTGAGTGTGCTAGGGAGGTGATGAAAACCCATGATATTCACTTTGCAACAAGGCCTCAAATCCTAGCTACAGAAATAATGtcttacaataccacaaatATCGCTTTCGCTCCTTATGGTAATTATTGGAGACAGTTACGAAAAATCTGCACATTGGAGCTTTTAAGCCAAAAAAGGGTAAACTCGTACCAACCAATTAGAGAAGAGGTGCTCTCCGATCTTGTCAAATGGATTGCTTCAGAGAATGGAATGCCAATAAACCTCACTGAAGCTGTACTTTCTACAATATACACAATTGTTTCAAGGGCCGCCATTGGGAATAAATGCAAAGACCAAGAAAAGTTTATATCAGTGGTAAAACAATCATTAAAGGTTGCAGCAGGTTTTGACTTGGGAGATTTGTATCCTTCTGCTAAATGGCTACAGCGTGTTACTGGTTTGAGGCCTAAGCTTGAGAGCTTTCATCGACAAATTGATCAGATATTAGAAAACATCATCAATGAGCATAAAGAGACAAAGGACACAAAAGCAAAAGCTGATCAAGGTGGTGTAGAAGAAGACCTTTTAGACGTTCTCTTAAAATACGAGGATGGTAGCAACCATGACTTTTCattaacaaaaaacaatatCAAAGCCATACTCCTG GACATTTTCGGTGCCGGAGGTGAGACATCAGCAAGCACCATAGATTGGGCAATGGTAGAAATGATAAGGGATCCTAGAACAATGAACAAAGCACAAGCTGAGGTGAGAGAGCTTTTCAAAATGAAAGGAAGGGTTGATGAAAATTATCTCAACGAGCTCAGTTATTTGAAATCAGTTGTCAAAGAAACTCTGAGGTTACACCCTCCATTACCTCTTTTACTACCAAGAGAATGTGGTCAAACATGTGAGATAAATGGTTATCACATACCTATTAAGACTAAGGTGATAGTCAATGCTTGGGCAATTGCAAGAGATCCAACCTACTGGACTGAACCAGAGAGGTTTTATCCAGAGAGATTCATTGACAACCCTTTTGACTATAAAGGGAGTAATTTTGAGTACACTCCTTTTGGTGCTGGAAGAAGAATATGCCCGGGGAGCACATTTGGTTTGAGAAATATTGATCTGGTTCTTGCGATGTTGTTGTATCATTTTGACTGGAAGCTTCCAAGTGGAATCAGAAGTGAAGAATTGGATATGACTGAGGAATTTGGAGTCGCAGTTAGAAGAAAAGATAATCTTTTATTGCTTCCTTCTGTTTATCATCCTTTGCATGTCACATGA